Proteins found in one Xenopus laevis strain J_2021 chromosome 1L, Xenopus_laevis_v10.1, whole genome shotgun sequence genomic segment:
- the LOC100189571 gene encoding uncharacterized LOC100189571 isoform X1 has product MPCPGGTFPKKYNHLGRCQLKNITGDQASQRSPPNTSPVMKWITLICLLISSTLIESRIIFKRDTDVDHHKHIADMYNLLTERTFKGLTLAIVSQNLQKCSLEELSKLVNEINDFAKSCTGNDKTPECEKPIGTLFYDKLCADPKVGVNYEWSKECCSKQDPERAQCFRAHRVFEHNPVRPKPEETCALFKEHPDDLLSAFIHEEARNHPDLYPPAVLLLTQQYGKLVEHCCEEEDKDKCFAEKMKELMKHSHSIEDKQKHFCWIVNNYPERVIKALNLARVSHRYPKPDFKLAHKFTEEITHFIKDCCHGDMFECMTERLELSEHTCQHKDELSTKLEKCCNLPLLERTYCIVTLENDDVPAELSKPITEFTEDPNVCEKYAENKEVFLGRYLHAVSRKHQELSLQFLLQSAKEYESLLNKCCKTDNPPECYKDGPENFMNEAKKRFAYLKQNCDALHEHGEYLFENELLIRYTKKMPQVSDETLIGMTHKMADIGEHCCAVPETQRMPCVEGDLTILIAEMCDRQKKTFINDQVAHCCSDSYSGMRSCFTALGPDEHYVPPPVTDDTFHFDDKICTANDKEQQNIKQKFLVKLIKVSPKMEKNHIDECSAEFIKMVQKCCTAEEHQTCFDTEKPVLIEHCQKLHP; this is encoded by the exons ATGCCCTGTCCAGGAGGTACTTTTCCTAAGAAATACAACCATTTAGGAAGGTGCCAGCTGAAAAATATCACAGGAG ATCAGGCTTCTCAGAGGTCCCCACCCAATACATCTCCAGTCATGAAGTGGATCACCCTCATTTGTCTGTTAATTAGCTCCACTTTAATAGAATCAAGAATAATTTTCAAAAGAGATACAG ATGTAGACCATCACAAGCATATTGCTGACATGTACAATTTATTGACTGAGCGGACCTTCAAAGGACT TACATTGGCTATTGTCTCACAGAATCTCCAGAAATGTTCATTGGAGGAGCTGTCTAAACTGGTGAATGAAATTAATGACTTTGCCAAATCCTGTACAGGAAACGACAAAACTCCTGAGTGTGAAAAACCCATA GGCACCCTGTTTTATGACAAACTCTGCGCAGATCCAAAAGTGGGTGTTAATTATGAGTGGAGCAAAGAGTGCTGTTCTAAGCAAGATCCAGAGAGAGCACAGTGCTTCAGGGCACATAGAGTTTTTGAACATAATCCAGTAAGGCCTAAACCTGAGgaaacttgtgcattattcaAAGAACACCCTGATGATCTTCTCTCAGC ATTCATACATGAAGAGGCGAGAAACCATCCAGACCTTTATCCCCCAGCAGTACTATTATTAACACAGCAATATGGCAAACTTGTTGAACATTGTTGTGAAGAAGAAGACAAGGATAAATGCTTTGCAGAAAAG ATGAAGGAACTGATGAAACACAGTCATTCTATTGAAGATAAGCAAAAACATTTCTGCTGGATTGTAAATAATTATCCTGAAAGAGTTATTAAAGCACT AAATTTGGCCAGAGTGAGCCACAGATATCCTAAGCCTGATTTCAAGCTTGCCCATAAATTTACCGAGGAGATTACACACTTCATTAAGGATTGTTGTCATGGGGACATGTTTGAATGCATGACAGAGAGG CTGGAGCTTTCTGAGCATACCTGTCAACATAAAGATGAGTTATcaacaaaacttgaaaaatgctgtaactTACCTTTGCTTGAGCGTACATACTGCATTGTCACCTTGGAAAATGATgacgttcctgctgaattatctAAGCCAATTACAGAATTTACAGAGGACCCTAATGTTTGTGAGAAGTATGCTGAGAATAAAGAAGTTTTCTTAGGAag ATACCTCCATGCTGTGTCAAGAAAACACCAGGAATTGTCTCTTCAATTTCTTTTGCAATCTGCAAAAGAATATGAATCTTTGCTTAACAAGTGCTGCAAAACAGACAATCCCCCTGAATGCTACAAGGATGGA CCTGAGAATTTCATGAACGAAGCCAAGAAGAGATTTGCATATTTGAAACAAAACTGTGATGCTCTGCATGAACATGGTGAATACCTCTTTGAAAATGA ATTGCTCATAAGATACACCAAGAAAATGCCCCAAGTGTCAGATGAAACTTTGATTGGAATGACACACAAAATGGCAGATATTGGTGAGCACTGCTGTGCCGTACCTGAAACTCAAAGGATGCCATGTGTAGAAGGAGAC CTCACCATACTCATTGCAGAGATGTGTGATAGGCAAAAGAAGACATTTATAAATGACCAAGTTGCTCACTGCTGCAGTGACTCATATTCTGGGATGCGTTCATGCTTTACTGCACTTGGTCCAGATGAGCACTATGTACCACCCCCAGTTACTGATGACACATTTCACTTTGATGACAAGATATGCACTGCCAATGATAAAGAACAACAGAATATCAAGCAGAA
- the LOC100189571 gene encoding uncharacterized LOC100189571 precursor (The RefSeq protein has 6 substitutions compared to this genomic sequence), with product MKWITLISLLISSTLIESRIIFKRDTDVDHHKHIADMYNLLTERTFKGLTLAIVSQNLQKCSLEELSKLVNEINDFAKSCTGNDKTPECEKPIGTLFYDKLCADPKVGVNYEWSKECCSKQDPERAQCFRAHRVFEHNPVRPKPEETCALFKEHPDDLLSAFIHEEARNHPDLYPPAVLLLTQQYGKLVEHCCEEEDKDKCFAEKMKELMKHSHSIEDKQKHFCWIVNNYPEGVIKALNLARVSHRYPKPDFKLAHKFTEEITHFIKDCCHGDMFECMTERLELSEHTCQHKDELSTKLEKCCNLPLLERTYCIVTLENDDVPAELSKPITEFTEDPHVCEKYAENKEVFLGRYLHAVSRKHQELSLQFLLQSAKEYESLLNKCCKTDNPPECYKDGPENFMNEAKKRFAYLKQNCDALHEHGEYLFENELLIRYTKKMPQVSDETLIGMTHKMADIGEHCCAVPETQRMPCVEGDLTMLIAEMCDRQKKTFINDQVAHCCSDSYSGMRSCFTALGPDEHYVPTPVTDDTFHFDDKICTTNDKEQQNIKQKFLVKLIKVSPKMEKNHIDECSAEFIKMVQKCCTAEEHQTCFDTEKPVLIEHCQKLHP from the exons ATGAAGTGGATCACCCTCATTTGTCTGTTAATTAGCTCCACTTTAATAGAATCAAGAATAATTTTCAAAAGAGATACAG ATGTAGACCATCACAAGCATATTGCTGACATGTACAATTTATTGACTGAGCGGACCTTCAAAGGACT TACATTGGCTATTGTCTCACAGAATCTCCAGAAATGTTCATTGGAGGAGCTGTCTAAACTGGTGAATGAAATTAATGACTTTGCCAAATCCTGTACAGGAAACGACAAAACTCCTGAGTGTGAAAAACCCATA GGCACCCTGTTTTATGACAAACTCTGCGCAGATCCAAAAGTGGGTGTTAATTATGAGTGGAGCAAAGAGTGCTGTTCTAAGCAAGATCCAGAGAGAGCACAGTGCTTCAGGGCACATAGAGTTTTTGAACATAATCCAGTAAGGCCTAAACCTGAGgaaacttgtgcattattcaAAGAACACCCTGATGATCTTCTCTCAGC ATTCATACATGAAGAGGCGAGAAACCATCCAGACCTTTATCCCCCAGCAGTACTATTATTAACACAGCAATATGGCAAACTTGTTGAACATTGTTGTGAAGAAGAAGACAAGGATAAATGCTTTGCAGAAAAG ATGAAGGAACTGATGAAACACAGTCATTCTATTGAAGATAAGCAAAAACATTTCTGCTGGATTGTAAATAATTATCCTGAAAGAGTTATTAAAGCACT AAATTTGGCCAGAGTGAGCCACAGATATCCTAAGCCTGATTTCAAGCTTGCCCATAAATTTACCGAGGAGATTACACACTTCATTAAGGATTGTTGTCATGGGGACATGTTTGAATGCATGACAGAGAGG CTGGAGCTTTCTGAGCATACCTGTCAACATAAAGATGAGTTATcaacaaaacttgaaaaatgctgtaactTACCTTTGCTTGAGCGTACATACTGCATTGTCACCTTGGAAAATGATgacgttcctgctgaattatctAAGCCAATTACAGAATTTACAGAGGACCCTAATGTTTGTGAGAAGTATGCTGAGAATAAAGAAGTTTTCTTAGGAag ATACCTCCATGCTGTGTCAAGAAAACACCAGGAATTGTCTCTTCAATTTCTTTTGCAATCTGCAAAAGAATATGAATCTTTGCTTAACAAGTGCTGCAAAACAGACAATCCCCCTGAATGCTACAAGGATGGA CCTGAGAATTTCATGAACGAAGCCAAGAAGAGATTTGCATATTTGAAACAAAACTGTGATGCTCTGCATGAACATGGTGAATACCTCTTTGAAAATGA ATTGCTCATAAGATACACCAAGAAAATGCCCCAAGTGTCAGATGAAACTTTGATTGGAATGACACACAAAATGGCAGATATTGGTGAGCACTGCTGTGCCGTACCTGAAACTCAAAGGATGCCATGTGTAGAAGGAGAC CTCACCATACTCATTGCAGAGATGTGTGATAGGCAAAAGAAGACATTTATAAATGACCAAGTTGCTCACTGCTGCAGTGACTCATATTCTGGGATGCGTTCATGCTTTACTGCACTTGGTCCAGATGAGCACTATGTACCACCCCCAGTTACTGATGACACATTTCACTTTGATGACAAGATATGCACTGCCAATGATAAAGAACAACAGAATATCAAGCAGAA